The following nucleotide sequence is from Coffea eugenioides isolate CCC68of chromosome 10, Ceug_1.0, whole genome shotgun sequence.
ATTATAAGATATAGGCTCAACAATTAATACATGATCATCCAACACATAAGTGGCATTAAATATCTGTCGAAGACAAATTAAACTAACTTGAAAGGTTCAAAAGCTACGGCTAGGCATGGCCACGGTTCCAGAACCAACGGTTCCAGAACCAACGGTTCTGGTTCCAGAACCGCCGGTTCTGGTTCTTCAAAGAGGTAGAACCAGAACCGCACCATATAAgatggttctggttctggttccagaaccggcggttctggttcttcaaaaaggtagaaccagaaccgcatagtTCTGATTTCGATTCCTTatggttctggttctggttctggttccGGTTCCGGTTCCGTATGGTTATatacaattttatttaatttcttatCCTTACCAATTTTAATACGAAtataacaatatatttaaaattttaaataaaatgtaaaaaaataaatacaaaataaatatcatattttaattttattattattctacAAAGTACGAAATTGAGAGTAGTTTAGAGATGGAAGAGAGAAGATTGATTTTGGTGTAgtagaaaataaaatttcaagtcttaTTTATAGgacaaaatgaaattaaaaatttggaacGTTGTATTGTAACGTTCCAAATTTGTAACGTTGTATTGAAAATTTGGACAAAATTACAACGTTGAATTGTAACGTTGTAAACTTGTAATTCACCCTAACCCCCAATTTGTCAAATTTAGCAGGCAGCcacctttcttgttttttttctatcctttgctttgtttctttcttccatTGAGAGCCTGAGGACCTTTGTGCAAGTCAGGAGGAGCCCCCGAGAGCAAAAATTGAGAGCAAAAATTGTGGTGGCATCATGATGACCTTGGTCATCATGATGCctctacttttattattttttatattaattatttttaaattttttaacgGTTCTGGAACTggcggttctggttctggttctaTTTTTTAGAGAACCAGAACCGGAACCTTTATCCAAGGTTCTACTACGATTCTGGTTCCACGGTTCTGGTTCCGGTTCTGGTCCGGTTCCAAACGGTTCGGTTCCGGTCCGGTTCCCGGTTCCAAGTGGAACCATGGCCATGCCTAGCTACGGCTGGTGGGAAGGTAAAGTAACAGTTGTGGGGACAAGAACagcttttgaaataaaatttgttGCAGTTTAGGTAGCAAACACGGCTTGAATTCCTTAAAACAAGACTTATTCTACTGCTGATGATGTTGACTTATCCACTCCAATGCTATGAATATGATTTAGTCTTCTTCATTGACATTAACCCACAATAATAACATCGGTAGTCTCCAACAAAGACTGCATGTCCTTCAATCATACCACCAAAAATCCCTTCCTGAAAATCCATTGGAACTCGGGCTACTAGATATTGCTTCTTCTTTCCCTGATATAAAATGTACTTAATAAATTATGCTGTTCTCACCGAAATTCTTTAGCAAATTTAGCTTTGCTGCATGGAATCTAACGAGATTACTGAATGTGCCCTTACCGATCGAACAGCTAGCATCATAGTTTGATGACGGTCGGATTTTTGTGTAGTTGAACCTCGAGTTGTTTTCCCTCAATGAGTTTTTCACTTTCTTGTCCTAAATCTTGACATGGAATTAAATAGGCAAGGgtataggattttttttttttttggcccccTCCAACGCCATCTGattaagaaaggaaaaatgacAAAGTGCAGCAGTAGTCTGTAGTCATGTAAAACAGATACTATATGTTATGTGGCCACTAATATCAAACCATTTTAAAAGCCAGTGAATAGTAGATATTACATAAGTGAAATGACAAACTGGAGCGACATGCATTTCGACATATGAGCTTTTCTTAACAATAAATGTATGTTCCCGTCAAAGCTGTAATAGAACTGTTATCCATCACCGTTAGAGCCGGTAtccttcctcttttcttttcttttcttttcttttagccTGTTGTTTCTTAAATGGAGTACAGACCGAACCCGTATACTAATATGTGTAAACAACATTATAAGTCCATATCACAAGATATATAGATCGTCAGTTAACTTCTGAGTAGCTTCCAAGAAGGCATGACAAAGGGTTGaggtaataaaataaaaacaacttTAACTCTGACGATTGAGCATCTTTTCATTTGATATCCCGGATTTCACACATCATGAAATTGCTACCTGTTAACCGAAATAAGACAATCAAAAGGATAATATACTAGGGATGTAATTGAGTCGAGTCCGAGTCAAGTTTTTGAGTGAATTGCTCGTGAACAGTTTGATTACAGCACTAGATAAAACTACTACAAGATTTATGTACATGCTGCTACCAGAACTCAAATTAGACAGATTGATGTACAATAGGATATATCAAGAGAAGGAATACAATTTATTTAGCCAAATTGCTTGTGCTGTTCTGAGCTGCAAAAAGATTATGCACTACTATGTTATATATTTCCGAATTACTTTAGTCATACATTTTTGCTTGTGCTTTAGTTTCAAACAAGTTTAAAGACCAAAGTAGGGGGATGGGATACAGTCAACAAATTAATCCGACGGTATTGAGGGGATATTAAACCATCATCATTTCAGATGCCGGGCTTTTGGTCCTGAGATGGGATGGACCAAAACTCTGAACAGCTGTACGGATGAAATTGGggatttataaattataatccGGAGAGTAAATGATTggtgtgtattaaatttggaaatggggcagggacggtcagtAGTATGACTGTCTCTGAACGGTTAATGGCCACGATCTGGCCTCAAAAATTTGTGCGGCTGAGATTACAAGTTGTAACTCGATTTCCACGTCATGTGTGGATCCCACAAAAATTTACTCTAAAGTTACGCGATGTGCAATAAAAGTTACACGATGTACAAAGGAAGTTACTCGCAGTTGAAAATGGCCAAAACCGTCCGGACGGTTGCAGGTGCCCCGAGTCCATTAAATTTATAGGGGAAATGAAATGATGGACAAGTACAACATTTGGTTTAAGTGCTCCCACAGACAGAAAAACAACGAAAGGAAAAGTGAAAAAGAGAGTCTACTAATTAAACAAAACAGGACGACTACTCGCTCTTTCACTTCTTTTGTAGATCGTATGGTTAGGACCTAACAGGCCCCCctcatccatccatccatccatccatccatccatcgATAACAAAATGTTAATAAATTTCCACTTAAATCACTCCCAACCCCCACTGTGCAATCCAGCAGATGGGCTCTAGCAACTACCAGACTACTTCCTTCTTTCATTCATATGAGAAAAGTTTTATATTGTACAAATAAATTTGTAGATAGATAGTCAATTAGTCATGGCGTTGGAATTGGCTGGAACCTAAAATAATGGAAACGCCTCTAGGAGCAAGTTCTGTGGTCATTTATGCATGccctttttcttgttcttttttttttttttctaaaaaatggaGCTGCATTTGCACAATTCTTTTTTTTAGGTATCTTAAAATGGAATGGCATCCCATGGAAGCAGTCTAGAAATCTAACTAGTCAAGAGAGGAGGGCATTAATGATTAATCCCATGACCTACAGGTCAATGACAATAGTACATATGGGACTGGGAATTATGTCCAATTAATTGGATGGAAGGAGTCAAGAAATTCCATTTGTCGATGCAGAAGTGCATTGATCCGTTGACCTATAGTTCAGTAATAACAATAattttaattcaaaaaaaattatgtcGAATTAACTGGAAACATAATAGATTTATTGACGCCAAATTTGTTTTAGTCGTGGTTTAAATTTACATTGAAAACATTCATTCAGGGCATTATTCTCTTGATATGTTGTAGTACATGGTTTGTTCATTTAATACAATATGCTAATTACTTGGATCCGCAATTAATTAAGTGCTCATTCAATTATCGGTCAGCAGTTCAAACGACATACACTCAGTAGTAACTTTTTATCACACTTCACTACTCTTTCGGAAGCGACCAATGTTCCACAGAAAGCATTCTCTCCAACTATCCCAATTCCCTATTCCCAGGGGTAAAAGGTCAAAAGAATGGCAGCGGTGCCAAGAAAGCACGCAACTAATTGAAATTACAGTCTTTTAAATGCCTAAAAGTAGACGAAAAGTGCCTTTTCCTAGACAAGATTACAAGCTTTTAAAGggttgatgattgatgatgcaTCAATATGTAGTTTAGTAGCTATCATTACATTAGATAGTATGATTGATAAATTATCATTCGATCATCGCAACAATCGAGTAGTAGCTATTACTATAGTTACTAGTAACATTCatatcaagaaacatgtacataTGTATATGTCAAAATCCAGACGTAATTCATTTGAATGGAGACATGAAAATGAAATAAGTTCTCTACCTGCTGGGAATCCGAAAGTTTGATGCCACGCCTGTTAGACTCACGCGGTCGTTTATTAGGCAAGATTAGTTGACATGGTAGACTAAAGTTTTGATTCTTCTGCCCTTCGACAAATTGCCACATTATTTTCATGGACCCTCCTCTGCTTTGTTGAAGAGGGGAGACCTCCATCCTGAAAATGATAGTCTAAGGCAATATTATTAATGCACAACAACAACTttgccaaaataaataaatgaaaaaagtaCCATTTCGGATAATAAGGAGATCAATCCACATATGttgtttggattgtcattttcatttttcaaaaatttttttacgtTTTTTTGTGAACATATGTTTTATTCGTATTTTTACCTTGCATACATTAAATTGGCgcaatacattttttttatatataaaaactctagaaaatagcaatccaaatggATTCAACgaaaaaaaacatgaaattagCTATTTTTGTAAATTcccaaataaatttttattaaaattctATAAgagcaaaaaatatatatatatatatatttgtatagtCAAGAGTCAACTCGAGCATCCATAGTTTTATAATGGCGTTGTGGTAGTGACCCAGGCTTCAGCAAGTCAAGTTTAAAACTAGACTTAGCTGGTCTTCCTCATGCATGTGCCTGTAGTACTACTCTTCCTTTACTCTGCTTCTCAATTCATCAAAGCTGTTCTTCTTTGACTACTCTGCATTTCACACTACTGtcaataatcaaatcaaacatCAGTAGTAAATGATTTCATACATTAAACGGACGAGAAAATAAAGACCCAATCGAAAAATGCCAAAACTTTCACCCCCTCACCTCTTTCTCTAGCTTGTGACGACGcttaataaaaaaattcaaacaattATGCCTTTCATTTTCATGGCACTCCCATTTCTTCCTACCTTCACAAAAGTTGAACAACAGTCTTCTAATGCTGACATCTCGATACAAATAATGGATACCAACAAGAGAActagaagaaattgaagataCATATCTATAAATAACCGATTAACAGCTCAGATAATAACATCTACTGAAAATAACACGTCCAAAATCTAGGTGGGTACCTTTTAGCCTCAGCCAGATACTCTGATGATCCATTTCTACCTCGAAATCATGACACGGAACCATCATAATGGTCTTCTACTTCTGAGTATCAAATATCACTCTCGTGAGTTGCTTTATCAACAAATTTCAGTGTCGAATAAAACAAAACAGAGACATTAAAGCCGGAGGCATCCATCAACTCCTAATCCACATTGGGTTCATGGCTAATTGGCCACGGACTAGTACTTTTGCAGCCCGGTGATCCCTCCACCACCAATAGCTTGCACGCTTATGCTAGAGTACTGTACAATAATATCCCAAACAGTTTCGTCCCATGTCTTAGAATTGGCCAGCCAGGGCGGTGAAATCATATCGATCTTCATCCAGAAATAGTACttggaaataaaaataagaacaaGTCTCGcttaaattaaaaagaaaaggagaaagactGCAATAAAAGATGCTTGCTAATTATAGAGAAACAGAGAAGTAACAAGAAGCTGCTATACTACTGTCTCTGTACATCCGAAACCATGGTCACTAGAATATTCATAAGGAAAATAAACTCAGACCATATTTTTCATCCAACATCTTTTCTACTGCTCGTGAAAATTGATCAGTGAAAACTTCTCAACTCACACTTGCACATCTGTAACTTTTCCTAACGTCTTTCTTCGCTCTCCGTTTTCAGCTAATTTCTGTTCCATAAGAAACTTCTGCCGCTGCTTAATAATACCGTCAATCATCCGATTGAAATCTTCGTCGCTCATATTGTCCACCGTGTCAAATGACGTCGCCTTTGGCCTTTCGGTCCTTCCTCGACCGACCTGAACCGTCTCCGATCGTCGGAGCTCTCCCTGCGGCTCCACCGCGATCTCTCTCTTCAGCTTCTCCGACTGCATCCTCTGAAACTTCTCAATCCGTTTTGCAGCCGTCTCTATCGCAGTCGTCACAGCGTCGCATTGCTCCGCCTTCTCCTCCGTCCACAATATGATCTGCTTCTCCTCCGCTTCACCTCCATCGCCGCCTCCTGCGCCTGCAATCACGTCCCTAGTCTCCGGCGTAGCAGGAATTTCTGGCGGAGGAATTTTAACGCCTCCCGAGCCTGCAACTTTTTGCTGTTGAGCATGAGCCTGGCTGTGACGGGCATATTCGTCGTAGAGATCATCGTCGCAGGAGTTCTCGCTACCGGCGCCGGTTCCTCGACAGAGGAAACAGAGCGCGACGATGATGACGTTGCCGATGAGAAAAACGACATGCGGATTAAACAGATAGTTTGCAACTTCGAACAAAATCCTCCCGGAGATTTTCAGCGCTCCGGGAAGACGGGTGGAGGACCAGGAAATCAACAGGAGCGCCACCAAAACTTCCAGAAACTGAAAAAGTTTCATAGTCCTCCGGAAACGGTTATACCTGGCCATCATCTTCGCCTTCTCAAATTTCACGTTGTCGAACACTTGCTCTTGAGAATCCATTTTTAAATCCTCCTCCAAACACGCTGATTAAATCTCGAGTGAGTGCgggaaatgaagaaagttactCGGTAAATGGCAGTAGAAGTTAGAAAGAGTCGAGACTATTTGTGAGGGGGCGGTGGATTTAAGAAAGGAAGGAGAGAATTTGGAAAAGAGAAATGATCAGCGGGAGTTAATTTGGAAAAGGGGAGAAGGGAGAAAGGAAAAGGGAAGCGAGTAGAAGCAATATATGCAGAAGTGCATATAACTATAGAAACTGATACTATCATATGCATAGAAGCACAGAGGAGAggaaaacacacacacacacacgcgcGCGCACAGTAGGAGAAAGATTGATAGGCAATTTGTTGGTGTAAATGAGACGGTATGGTAGGTTTTGGATGCTcgaatgaattttgtgtttgGTTATGGAAGAAATGCTCTGATGATGGAAGGAAAGTTTACAGAGCAAGGCATGGTTTTATAGGCGCAGAGCGGGGAAGAGAATCGTCGGGGTCCATGGGGTAAGTGGAGCCAAGAGAAACTTGttttttgtatttctttttcttatttttttttttctcttgtggttgttTTTTGAAAAGTTCTACACTCACTGCTATTATGGTTTATGACTTTCTcgctctttcttttcttctctcatGCTATGATTTACGAATTGTGACTctcctttccattttcttcacatATGGTTGTCTTCTTGGCTCTTTTTTAGAGCAACAAGGAGGCTTGGCTTACAATTCACTAGTTACTTTTCCGGGACATGAACAATAATTGTATGCTACTACTATCATATCTAATTACACGGGACGATGAAGAGGGTCAATTAACAATTATGCGGAGCGTGTTTGGACACTGAATTATTTAATACTTTTTACAATATGATACACATATTTGCTCGTAACCCTGTTTCATGCGGATAAAAGCTTTATATTTATTCATTATTGATTGATCGTAACCCTGTTTCATGCCGATAAAGCCTTACATTTACTCATTATTGGTGCAAATCAATACTTAGAACACCCTGCTATGCTATCGagcattttttttctctccaattGAATGATTCATTGTCACTTGAGCAATCTTTTGAGAGAGGTTGATGTTTCTATTTGAAAAGTTCTTTAGTTAGGGAATTAGAgagaaaaagttttttttttaaaaaaaaaaaaagggaaaaaggacaGTGGTGGTTTTTGCTAATAAAACAGGGTGGTTGTACGGTGGGAGGAAGTGTGAAGTGACAATTTTGTTTGTAACATAACCGCGTGTGAGCCAAACCGGGGCAGAGTGTAAAGCCGCGAGACCAACTGACCAAGACCACGCCCACGCGTGGACTAGTAGTCTAGTACCGTACCTAAGTTAGTTTTTGGGTACAGCTTTGCTTTGTCAGTTTGTCTGAGGACGGGATGTTCTTCCTACAACCTCTAGGCTTTTTCGCTTTTAAATTATGCTGTTGGGTTTGTTATGTTTCTCAGAGCTCAGAAACCAGGAAAAGAATCAGGCCAAAGATTattgagatttttcttcttttgccttttggGGAAATTTTGCTTCCTTCTTTCCACATTTGGTGCTTGAATTACTAAATTCTTATGCCCCTAGTGTACAGTAATCAGTAATGGTTGTCTGGCCTGGTGTGCAATAATGGTTTTGAAGATGTTGATGAACAGAGGACTTGGTATGCGGTGTGATGCTTGTATACCTACTACTGTAATCTTGTGAGTCCCATGCAATGCCCAAAAACGAACAGTGCGTGATCCCAAGCCACTACAAAAGAGGATACTTGTGCTGCGAACAATAACGATGCATTTGATAAAGCTGAattctgaattcattaaattattgaattgttaagtattaaattaaatacatatgagtgtatatcacattcaatGACGAGTGAATTTCTTATCGCTTATTTTTTGGAACAAGTTTTGCTGTGTACTTAGATgctcaattttttgttatcaaatgcgtctgaacatattaaaatctgaattcattaattttaagtgctaaattgagttatcaaacaggATTTAAATTCTTCTCTTtagtgtaaaagaaaaaaaagtagcGGAGTAGTAAAAGATTGAAGTCGGTTCAAAAATCTCGTTACCTATTGTGATAGGATCCTGTAATTGGACATGA
It contains:
- the LOC113749199 gene encoding uncharacterized protein LOC113749199, with protein sequence MDSQEQVFDNVKFEKAKMMARYNRFRRTMKLFQFLEVLVALLLISWSSTRLPGALKISGRILFEVANYLFNPHVVFLIGNVIIVALCFLCRGTGAGSENSCDDDLYDEYARHSQAHAQQQKVAGSGGVKIPPPEIPATPETRDVIAGAGGGDGGEAEEKQIILWTEEKAEQCDAVTTAIETAAKRIEKFQRMQSEKLKREIAVEPQGELRRSETVQVGRGRTERPKATSFDTVDNMSDEDFNRMIDGIIKQRQKFLMEQKLAENGERRKTLGKVTDVQV